The DNA region TGCGCGAGCGGTCGGCGTCGACGGCCCGGGCCCGCAGTTCGACCAGGAGGTCGGGTATCGGGATCTTCACCGGGCAGACGTCGTAGCAGGCGCCGCACAGCGATGACGCGTACGGCAGCGAGGCGCTCGGGTCGTCATGGCCGGTGATCCCGGTCAGCTGCGGCGTCAGCACCGCGCCGATCGGTCCGGGGTAGACCGAGCCGTAGGCGTGCCCGCCGGTGCGCTCGTACACCGGGCACACGTTCAGGCAGGCCGAGCACCGGATGCAGTGCAACGCGGCTCGGCCGACCTGGTCGGCCAATGCGTTCGTGCGTCCGTTGTCGAGCAGCACGATGTGGAAGTTCTGCGGGCCGTCGCCGGGGGTGACGCCGGTCCACAGCGAGGTGTAGGGGTTCATCCGCTCGCCGGTGGAGGACCGGGGCAGCAACTGCAGGAACACCTCGAGATCCTCGAAGCGGGGCAGCAGCTTTTCGATACCCATGACGGTGATGAGCGTCTCGGGCAGGGTGACGCACATCCGGCCGTTGCCCTCGGACTCGACCACGCCGACGGTGCCGGTCTCGGCGATGCCGAAGTTGGTGCCGGAGATGGCGACCTTCGCGGACAGGAACTTGGCCCGCAGGTAGGAGCGGGCGGCCATCGCCAGCTGCTTCGGCTCGTCGGTGAGACCTTCGACGACACCGGTCATCTCGGACAGGAAGATGTCACGGACCTCGGTGCGGTTGCGGTGGATCGCCGGCACCAGGATGTGCGAGGGCTTGTCGTGGCCGAGCTGCACGATGAGCTCCGCGAGGTCGGTCTCGACCGCCGCGATGCCCTGCTCCTCCAGGTACTCGTTGAGGCCGATCTCCTGGGTGGCCATCGACTTGACCTTGATAACCTCCGAGACCCCCTGCGCGCGCACCAGTTCGGTGACGATCGCATTCGCCTCGGCCGCATCCGCCGCCCAGTGCACGACGCCACCGCGCTCGATGACCTTGGCCTCGAACTGCTCCAGCAGCTCCGGCATCCGGGCCATCACATCGGTCTTGACCGCCGCTCCGGCATCGCGCAGCTGCTCCCAGTCCGGCATCTCGTTCACCACCAGGGCCCGCTTGGCCCGGATGGTGCCGGTGGCGTGCTTGAGGTTGCGGCGCAGCTGGTCGTTGGCCAGTGCCGTCTTGGCGGCCTTCGGGAACGAGGTCTCGCCGCGCAGCGGCGACTCCTCGTGACGATGCCGACGGGGGATCCCCAGGAATGTTCC from Nakamurella flava includes:
- a CDS encoding LutB/LldF family L-lactate oxidation iron-sulfur protein; amino-acid sequence: MTSGTFLGIPRRHRHEESPLRGETSFPKAAKTALANDQLRRNLKHATGTIRAKRALVVNEMPDWEQLRDAGAAVKTDVMARMPELLEQFEAKVIERGGVVHWAADAAEANAIVTELVRAQGVSEVIKVKSMATQEIGLNEYLEEQGIAAVETDLAELIVQLGHDKPSHILVPAIHRNRTEVRDIFLSEMTGVVEGLTDEPKQLAMAARSYLRAKFLSAKVAISGTNFGIAETGTVGVVESEGNGRMCVTLPETLITVMGIEKLLPRFEDLEVFLQLLPRSSTGERMNPYTSLWTGVTPGDGPQNFHIVLLDNGRTNALADQVGRAALHCIRCSACLNVCPVYERTGGHAYGSVYPGPIGAVLTPQLTGITGHDDPSASLPYASSLCGACYDVCPVKIPIPDLLVELRARAVDADRSRTIPGGWDAAMRAAAWVMSDAKRFAAVEKTLAVGRLVAGPDKLISTLPPPGSAWTRTRDMPAPPKQTFRQWWKESHPEGSIARSADPADTEQKDGHR